A genomic window from Massilia sp. METH4 includes:
- a CDS encoding extracellular solute-binding protein, producing the protein MAQADVQVVQMWTLLSGGDGARMRALIDGFNAAQNEVRVESTTLRWGEPFYTKLITASVAGAGPDLATIHLSRLPNLAGGGVLRPVTAAELEAAGLRGADFLPRQWARSQYEGRAYAVPLDMHPLVLYYNKDLAGQAGLLDAGGRLKPIVGMDALTNAFRAVKERTGKDGMTMEAAQSTYAIWRLWLSLLAQQGHPVVEGGRFAYGAAGERTLAAIASWFRAGYARAGQDYPASTSQFMAGNAGFMINGVWEVPELVRGTRAGTIRFKYGIAPLPQLYGNASTWADSHGFAIPASEGRPMRPEKLRAVLKFVAYVSQHSFGWAEGGHIPAYRPVAESAAVRALMPNAEYAAAAANVVYDPPGWYMGAAGPLEAIASKFLPAPLAGQLTPADALRRFESEAQRLLKKRPPRY; encoded by the coding sequence ATGGCGCAAGCCGACGTGCAGGTGGTGCAGATGTGGACGCTGCTGTCCGGCGGCGACGGCGCCCGCATGCGCGCGCTGATCGACGGGTTCAACGCCGCGCAGAACGAGGTGCGGGTGGAAAGCACCACGCTGCGCTGGGGCGAGCCGTTCTACACGAAGCTGATCACGGCGAGCGTGGCCGGGGCCGGGCCCGACCTGGCGACGATTCACCTCTCCCGCCTGCCGAACCTGGCCGGCGGCGGCGTGCTGCGGCCCGTCACCGCCGCCGAGTTGGAGGCGGCCGGGCTGCGGGGCGCCGACTTCCTGCCGCGCCAGTGGGCCCGGTCGCAGTACGAGGGGCGCGCCTATGCGGTGCCGCTCGACATGCATCCGCTGGTCCTCTATTACAACAAGGACCTGGCCGGCCAGGCCGGGCTGCTCGATGCCGGCGGCCGGCTGAAACCCATCGTCGGCATGGACGCGCTGACGAACGCGTTCCGCGCCGTGAAGGAACGCACGGGCAAGGATGGCATGACGATGGAGGCGGCGCAAAGCACGTATGCGATCTGGCGCCTGTGGCTGTCGCTGCTGGCCCAGCAGGGCCACCCGGTGGTGGAGGGCGGGCGCTTCGCTTACGGTGCCGCCGGCGAGCGGACGCTGGCGGCCATCGCGAGCTGGTTCCGCGCCGGCTACGCGAGAGCGGGACAGGATTATCCCGCCTCCACGAGCCAGTTCATGGCCGGCAACGCGGGCTTCATGATCAACGGCGTGTGGGAAGTGCCGGAACTGGTGCGCGGCACCCGGGCGGGCACGATCCGCTTCAAGTACGGCATCGCGCCGCTGCCGCAACTGTACGGCAACGCCAGCACATGGGCCGATTCGCACGGCTTCGCCATTCCCGCCAGCGAGGGCCGGCCGATGCGGCCCGAGAAGCTGCGCGCCGTGCTGAAGTTCGTCGCCTATGTCAGCCAGCACTCGTTCGGCTGGGCCGAGGGCGGCCACATTCCCGCCTACCGCCCCGTGGCCGAGTCGGCTGCCGTGCGCGCGCTGATGCCGAACGCGGAATACGCGGCGGCCGCGGCCAATGTCGTGTACGACCCACCCGGCTGGTACATGGGCGCGGCCGGGCCGCTGGAAGCGATCGCCTCGAAATTCCTGCCCGCGCCGCTGGCCGGCCAGCTGACCCCGGCCGACGCGCTGCGCCGCTTCGAATCGGAGGCGCAGCGGCTGCTGAAGAAGCGCCCGCCGCGTTACTGA
- a CDS encoding carbohydrate ABC transporter permease — MKHTPWHWTVIAVATALSLAMLWVAPLLWALSTSLRPEYETILPTLHLLPREWTVAAYTKTLAAGNVPRWLFNSALVALLVTVVTMAISLMAAFAFSQLRFRGRDLLFGVAMLALLLPFEALLVPLFRTINGLGLINTYAGIVLPQVVSPVVIYVFRQFFDAVPNDFRDAALLDGASPLRVLWSVYLPMSGNIVWAMAIVTFIAAWNNFLWPFIIVTSNDMMTIPLGLTQTYDAFGVRYAQLMAAALIGAFPVALAYLVFQRRVTQGLLAATGLKG, encoded by the coding sequence ATGAAGCACACGCCCTGGCACTGGACCGTGATCGCCGTGGCCACCGCCCTGTCGCTGGCCATGCTGTGGGTGGCGCCGCTGCTGTGGGCACTGTCGACCTCGCTGCGGCCCGAGTATGAAACCATCCTGCCCACGCTGCATCTGCTGCCGCGGGAGTGGACGGTGGCGGCGTACACGAAGACGCTGGCCGCCGGCAACGTGCCGCGCTGGCTGTTCAACAGCGCGCTGGTGGCGCTGCTGGTGACCGTGGTGACGATGGCGATCAGCCTGATGGCCGCGTTCGCGTTCTCGCAGCTGCGCTTCCGGGGCCGCGACCTGCTGTTCGGCGTCGCGATGCTGGCGCTGCTCCTGCCCTTCGAGGCGCTGCTGGTGCCGCTGTTCCGCACGATCAACGGACTGGGCCTGATCAATACCTATGCCGGGATCGTGCTGCCGCAGGTGGTCTCCCCCGTGGTGATCTACGTGTTCCGCCAGTTCTTCGACGCGGTGCCGAACGACTTCCGCGACGCGGCCCTGCTCGATGGTGCCTCGCCCTTGCGGGTGCTGTGGAGCGTGTACCTGCCAATGTCCGGCAACATCGTGTGGGCGATGGCGATCGTCACTTTCATCGCGGCGTGGAACAACTTCCTGTGGCCCTTCATCATCGTCACGTCGAACGACATGATGACGATTCCGCTCGGGCTCACGCAAACCTACGACGCGTTCGGCGTGCGCTACGCGCAGCTGATGGCGGCCGCGCTGATCGGCGCCTTCCCGGTGGCGCTGGCCTACCTCGTGTTCCAGCGCCGCGTCACGCAGGGGCTGCTCGCCGCGACCGGCCTGAAAGGCTGA
- a CDS encoding nuclear transport factor 2 family protein gives MELEQTSDGKQWPVSAEERSAVIDAVNRLNMAFDDWDIEAMVAAFTEEGIVHHARGEVRGHAELRRFYDAYKPLTLGVRRHALNHVVDKVADGTLRVTSYNLLVRVAPADEHEQARRQMVSEYDHLPGLFVHAVMVDTLRRDEAGGWRICERFAGNNSLNRTMRT, from the coding sequence ATGGAATTGGAGCAAACAAGCGACGGAAAACAGTGGCCGGTCAGCGCCGAGGAACGCAGCGCGGTAATCGATGCCGTGAACCGCCTGAACATGGCGTTCGACGACTGGGACATCGAAGCGATGGTGGCGGCGTTCACCGAGGAAGGCATCGTCCATCATGCGCGAGGCGAAGTAAGAGGGCATGCGGAGCTGCGCCGGTTCTACGACGCCTACAAGCCCCTGACCCTCGGCGTGCGCCGCCATGCGCTCAACCATGTCGTCGACAAGGTAGCCGACGGCACCCTGCGGGTTACCAGCTATAACCTGCTGGTCCGCGTCGCGCCGGCTGATGAGCATGAACAGGCACGCCGGCAGATGGTATCCGAATATGACCACCTTCCTGGCCTGTTCGTCCACGCGGTCATGGTCGATACGTTGCGCAGGGATGAAGCAGGCGGATGGCGGATCTGCGAGCGTTTCGCGGGCAATAATTCGCTGAATCGCACGATGCGAACATGA
- a CDS encoding glycoside hydrolase family 2 TIM barrel-domain containing protein → MRELPKENDIVDHPRPQLRRPQWLNLDGPWQAMLDDEAVHHEPASVPFDRTIIVPYPPEAVASGVNDRGFRRRVWYRRVVGLDDNLLPSPDERLKLHFGAVNHRARVWINGRFAVQHKGGHGPFSVDVTRFLDGRCMEIVVQADDDPHDMHKVRGKMDWELEPHSIWYPRTTGIWRTVWLEKVTRSHVAHLRWTADVFTWQIRLDADIAHHEPGSTVNVVLRLGDRVLVSDRCMLTEGRLSRLFQLPDPGIDDARAHWMWSPESPQLIDAEISLHAADGLVVDHVISYTALRTVSVDGDRFLLNSRPYYLRMVLDQGYWPESLMVASAEQLRQDVVLIKRLGFNGVRKHQKSEDPRWLYWCDVMGLCVWAEMPSAYGFSSETVHGVMEEWKELVERDISHPCIVAWVPTNESWGVPELMHDRRQVDFVRAMYHMTRALDGTRPVVGNDGWEMPCGDFVNIHDYHYDPEELLSRYGTREGLKYTFEHVRPARRRLVIDGFDGIGKPLFLSEFGGIACMDDQDPKGWGYSVARDGDELLERYRRLMEAIHRCRPLSGFCYTQLTDTFHEKNGLLTEHRVPKAPIAALAEATRGPDARLHDWYTDPLGHSELWRGKRAPEPAPMGGQAADLPATPETTHAGAGPEDQPGMAAPEPGYRLPSEAA, encoded by the coding sequence ATGAGAGAGCTGCCCAAGGAGAATGACATCGTGGATCACCCCAGGCCGCAGCTGCGGCGCCCGCAATGGTTGAACCTGGATGGACCATGGCAGGCGATGCTGGATGACGAAGCAGTGCACCATGAACCGGCCAGCGTGCCGTTCGACCGCACGATCATCGTGCCGTACCCGCCCGAGGCGGTGGCCAGCGGCGTGAACGATCGGGGCTTCCGCCGCCGCGTCTGGTATCGGCGCGTGGTGGGGCTGGACGACAACCTGCTGCCTTCCCCGGACGAGCGCCTGAAGCTGCACTTCGGCGCCGTCAACCACCGCGCCCGGGTGTGGATCAACGGCCGTTTCGCGGTCCAGCACAAGGGCGGCCACGGACCGTTCTCGGTGGACGTGACGCGCTTCCTCGACGGCCGCTGCATGGAAATCGTCGTGCAGGCCGACGACGACCCGCACGACATGCACAAGGTGCGCGGCAAGATGGACTGGGAGCTGGAACCGCACTCGATCTGGTACCCGCGCACCACCGGCATCTGGCGCACCGTCTGGCTGGAAAAGGTGACCCGCTCGCATGTGGCGCACCTGCGCTGGACGGCCGACGTGTTCACGTGGCAGATCCGCCTCGATGCCGACATCGCCCACCACGAGCCGGGCAGCACCGTCAACGTGGTGCTGCGGCTGGGCGACCGGGTGCTCGTCTCGGACCGCTGCATGCTGACGGAAGGACGCCTGTCCCGGCTGTTCCAGCTGCCCGACCCCGGCATCGACGATGCCCGCGCCCACTGGATGTGGAGCCCCGAAAGCCCGCAGCTGATCGACGCGGAAATCTCGCTGCACGCGGCCGACGGCCTGGTGGTCGACCATGTGATCAGCTACACGGCGCTGCGCACGGTCTCGGTCGACGGCGACCGCTTCCTGCTCAACAGCCGGCCGTACTACCTGCGCATGGTGCTCGACCAGGGCTACTGGCCCGAGAGCCTGATGGTGGCGTCGGCAGAACAGCTGCGGCAGGACGTGGTGCTGATCAAGCGGCTCGGCTTCAACGGCGTGCGCAAGCACCAGAAGTCGGAAGACCCGCGCTGGCTGTACTGGTGCGACGTGATGGGACTGTGCGTGTGGGCCGAGATGCCGTCCGCCTACGGCTTTTCCAGCGAGACCGTGCACGGCGTGATGGAGGAGTGGAAGGAACTCGTCGAGCGCGACATCTCGCACCCCTGCATCGTCGCCTGGGTGCCGACGAACGAATCTTGGGGCGTGCCGGAATTGATGCACGACCGGCGCCAGGTCGATTTCGTGCGCGCCATGTACCACATGACGCGCGCGCTGGACGGCACCCGCCCGGTGGTCGGCAACGATGGCTGGGAAATGCCGTGCGGCGACTTCGTCAACATCCACGATTATCACTACGACCCGGAAGAACTGCTGTCCCGCTACGGTACCCGCGAAGGCTTGAAGTACACGTTCGAGCACGTGCGCCCGGCACGCCGCCGCCTCGTCATCGACGGTTTCGACGGCATCGGCAAGCCGCTGTTCCTCTCGGAGTTCGGCGGCATCGCGTGCATGGACGACCAGGACCCGAAAGGCTGGGGTTACTCGGTGGCGCGCGACGGCGACGAGCTGCTGGAACGCTACCGCCGGCTGATGGAAGCGATCCACCGCTGCCGGCCGCTGTCCGGGTTCTGCTATACCCAGCTGACGGACACGTTCCATGAAAAGAACGGCCTGCTGACGGAGCACCGCGTGCCGAAGGCGCCCATCGCGGCGCTGGCCGAAGCGACGCGCGGGCCGGATGCCCGGCTGCACGACTGGTACACCGACCCGCTGGGCCACAGCGAACTGTGGCGCGGCAAGCGGGCACCGGAGCCGGCGCCGATGGGCGGCCAGGCGGCCGACCTGCCGGCCACGCCGGAAACCACGCATGCGGGAGCGGGACCGGAAGACCAGCCGGGCATGGCGGCGCCGGAACCGGGCTACCGTCTGCCCAGCGAGGCGGCTTGA
- a CDS encoding TonB-dependent receptor, with amino-acid sequence MRSTNNTAMRRAIAAAMCMLAAGATNAQQGATSTSTTQPATQADMPVQATPPSADPAPAAQSTDAAPADTSGQSAPTQGTGSGASVQGGPIATVEVTGIRRSIRSAEQIKRDAAQVVDSINAEDIGKFPDRAAGDALQRIAGVQVGRDRGETSTVTIRGLPDVLTSLDGNDIFTGRGRRLQYQDLPVQSIAGLDVYKSATADQPEGGMAGAVNIRLRAPFDTKGRTMTAYLENRRQQINGSTAAETRNSPGGGALYSNRWNSGAGEMGVLFDVAYNKERWGYPVQWVDRPDRIFSVSPDGTAVRLNDDQPLAPLNPGDRLGNLPQVGGIYNGGDRERFSGHGAFQWKINPKLEFTTQYLGTGYRARSEVDYILAIVGWAPRLSNVVLGERGCETRDGQICPILSAVAPPAQFSPNPYDWDPYVATSAWGVKERTNTHYLNLNLRFRDGPWDVTSGLAFTHSKFIQDRVIVDQQIPNATVDVYTYGADGHGGYNAVTTPTSAAPLRDPNAFVLRGLVQNWEESLGKQTQWRTDASYKLGSGFVRAIKAGLRLSSRSTKYNSAELVSDVDRTNRPNPVAVFGSGFESLVPGVDRLGGQYYVPSRDFLIDEADRVRAAYGVPAGRVPDDPNRVFEQRERSTGAYVSARWQTTVGGVDVSGDAGVRVIHVKRKLEGTSRVGDVITPIDLSTSENNYLPNISALVGWRNNLQSHFSAGKTLSRPEFLRLNPALSLIPPTVNAPGTGSAGNANLAPTKSTNLDATLEYYFTGNGYAQLALFHRDFTGYLQNYTQDEIINGQRYRVERPQNSGQGTLKGFEFGTQKFFDFLPGIWKGFGAQYNFTWIRDENETRLDVNSPVLTKTRMVDVARKSHNFTLLYEAHGLTGRLAATRRGDYVEQVAEPRFLQDRIVKAATYVDLSLSYELTKNISVQFDAINLTREKYESYVGDPARPRDIRYTPTTYGLGLRFKL; translated from the coding sequence ATGCGTTCAACCAACAATACCGCCATGCGCCGGGCGATTGCAGCCGCCATGTGCATGCTGGCCGCCGGCGCAACCAATGCGCAGCAGGGCGCCACATCCACCTCCACCACGCAACCGGCAACCCAGGCGGATATGCCGGTTCAGGCCACGCCGCCGTCCGCCGACCCGGCGCCCGCCGCGCAGTCCACGGATGCCGCACCGGCCGATACTTCCGGCCAGAGCGCGCCCACCCAGGGCACGGGCAGCGGCGCCAGCGTGCAGGGCGGCCCGATCGCCACGGTGGAAGTGACGGGTATCCGCCGCAGCATCCGTTCGGCCGAACAGATCAAGCGCGATGCCGCCCAGGTGGTCGATTCGATCAATGCCGAGGATATCGGCAAGTTTCCCGACCGCGCCGCCGGCGACGCCCTGCAGCGCATCGCCGGCGTGCAGGTGGGGCGTGACCGGGGTGAGACGTCGACCGTGACGATCCGCGGCCTGCCGGACGTGCTCACCTCGCTGGACGGCAACGACATCTTCACCGGACGCGGGCGCCGCCTGCAATACCAGGATTTACCGGTGCAATCGATCGCCGGGTTGGACGTGTACAAGTCCGCCACGGCGGACCAGCCGGAAGGCGGCATGGCCGGCGCGGTCAACATCCGCCTGCGCGCGCCATTCGATACCAAGGGGCGGACGATGACCGCCTACCTCGAGAACCGCCGGCAGCAGATCAACGGCAGTACGGCCGCGGAAACCCGCAACAGTCCGGGCGGCGGCGCCCTGTACAGCAACCGCTGGAATTCGGGTGCCGGCGAAATGGGCGTGCTGTTCGACGTCGCCTACAACAAGGAGCGGTGGGGTTACCCGGTGCAATGGGTGGATCGGCCCGACCGTATCTTCTCCGTCAGCCCCGACGGCACGGCGGTCCGCCTGAACGATGACCAGCCGCTGGCGCCGCTCAATCCCGGCGACCGGCTCGGCAACCTGCCCCAGGTCGGCGGCATCTACAACGGCGGCGATCGCGAACGTTTCTCCGGCCACGGCGCATTTCAGTGGAAAATCAACCCCAAGCTGGAATTCACCACCCAATACCTGGGCACCGGCTACCGTGCGCGCAGCGAGGTCGACTACATCCTGGCGATCGTCGGCTGGGCGCCCCGGCTCTCCAACGTGGTGCTGGGCGAGCGCGGCTGCGAAACGCGGGACGGCCAGATCTGCCCGATCCTGTCTGCCGTCGCTCCACCCGCCCAGTTCAGTCCCAATCCCTACGACTGGGACCCGTACGTCGCCACCAGCGCGTGGGGTGTAAAGGAGCGCACCAACACGCATTACCTGAACCTCAACCTGCGCTTCCGCGACGGACCGTGGGATGTCACGTCCGGCCTGGCGTTCACGCACTCGAAATTCATCCAGGACAGGGTGATCGTCGACCAGCAGATACCGAATGCGACCGTGGACGTCTACACGTACGGCGCCGATGGCCACGGCGGCTACAATGCCGTGACGACACCGACCAGCGCCGCGCCGCTGCGCGATCCCAACGCCTTCGTGCTGCGCGGTCTGGTGCAGAACTGGGAAGAGTCGCTGGGCAAGCAGACCCAGTGGCGCACCGATGCCTCGTACAAGCTGGGCTCCGGCTTCGTGCGCGCGATCAAGGCCGGCTTGCGCCTGTCGTCGCGCTCGACCAAATACAACTCGGCTGAACTGGTGAGTGACGTGGACCGCACGAACCGTCCCAACCCGGTGGCTGTGTTCGGGTCCGGCTTCGAAAGCCTCGTCCCCGGTGTGGACCGGCTGGGCGGCCAGTACTACGTGCCGTCGCGCGACTTCCTGATCGACGAGGCCGATCGGGTGCGCGCCGCCTACGGCGTGCCGGCCGGCCGCGTGCCGGACGACCCGAACCGCGTGTTCGAGCAGCGTGAACGCTCGACGGGCGCGTACGTCAGCGCGCGCTGGCAGACCACGGTCGGCGGCGTCGATGTCAGCGGCGATGCCGGGGTGCGCGTGATCCACGTGAAGCGCAAGCTGGAGGGCACTAGCCGGGTCGGCGATGTGATTACGCCGATCGACTTGTCGACCTCCGAGAACAACTACCTGCCCAATATCTCGGCCCTCGTCGGCTGGCGCAACAACCTGCAGTCGCACTTCTCGGCCGGCAAGACCCTGTCGCGGCCGGAATTCCTGCGCCTGAACCCGGCGCTGTCGCTCATTCCGCCAACGGTCAATGCCCCCGGCACGGGCAGTGCCGGCAACGCCAACCTGGCGCCGACGAAGTCGACCAACCTGGATGCGACGCTCGAGTACTATTTCACGGGCAACGGCTATGCGCAGCTGGCCCTGTTCCACCGCGATTTCACCGGCTACCTGCAGAACTACACGCAGGACGAAATCATCAACGGGCAACGCTACCGCGTGGAGCGGCCGCAGAACTCCGGCCAGGGGACCCTGAAGGGGTTCGAGTTCGGCACGCAGAAATTCTTCGATTTCCTGCCCGGGATCTGGAAAGGCTTTGGTGCGCAATACAACTTCACGTGGATTCGCGACGAGAACGAAACCCGGCTCGACGTCAATTCGCCTGTGCTCACCAAGACCCGCATGGTCGACGTGGCACGCAAGAGCCACAATTTCACGCTGCTGTACGAAGCCCATGGCTTGACGGGCCGGCTGGCGGCGACGCGGCGCGGCGACTACGTGGAACAGGTCGCCGAGCCGCGCTTCCTGCAGGATAGGATCGTCAAGGCTGCCACCTATGTCGACTTGTCGCTGTCCTACGAGCTGACGAAGAACATCTCGGTGCAGTTCGACGCGATCAACCTCACGCGGGAAAAATACGAGAGCTACGTAGGCGACCCTGCGCGCCCGCGCGATATCCGCTACACGCCTACCACCTATGGCCTGGGCCTGCGCTTTAAGCTGTGA
- a CDS encoding family 43 glycosylhydrolase, protein MRSCLFLLAAALHGAAAGQAQAQATSTYHNPLPVKLASGELAQNCADPAVLRDPRAARPTWYMYCTTDPVSRSEREGDGYRFRFLPVYRSTDLVHWDWVNDSFADRPPPAASKSWLWAPEPQYHAGRYWLYYTITDTDDAHSPEPGCGNDSSIGVASSVSPTGPWQASGKPVVPPRRAGPGCDFQWTFDPDVVVDDTGARWLYYGSYGGGVFVQRLSADGLAVEGEPRKVGASGQYEGAEVVRHDGWYYLFASATDCCAGPLTGYALHVGRATTPLGPFLDRQGNDMAAARAGGTPVLAQNGNRWVGAGHNSVLQDAAGQWWTIYHAVDLNDPVFAPGLTRRPALLDRVDWIGGWPVVAQGEGPSDRELPAPAVTANGSRPPPQFAGTGADVRLLWREDFGKPPAAPWRWTRQPGTWRPSPEGLQGATQPGDLYIDRNGAPVLARPLPAGDLRIETRVRLDAPDPCCTPQAQAGIVAMRDEDNYVKLAVRAADGLHQVEFGKEQKPVPAHHPRYGNTVAGTPAAGGQWTWLRLDVRRDANGERWTAWSSQDGRDWVGGGTWTHRLGPAVRIGLVAMGEGARAVTFGPLSVSTLRVSNAAVQGKAVRTAPAQP, encoded by the coding sequence GTGCGGTCATGCCTGTTTCTCCTGGCGGCAGCCCTCCACGGCGCCGCCGCTGGGCAAGCGCAAGCCCAGGCGACGTCCACCTACCACAACCCGCTGCCCGTGAAGCTGGCCAGCGGCGAGCTCGCGCAGAACTGCGCCGACCCGGCCGTGCTGCGCGATCCACGGGCGGCGCGGCCGACGTGGTATATGTACTGCACGACCGACCCGGTCAGCCGCAGCGAAAGGGAAGGAGACGGCTACCGCTTCCGCTTCCTGCCCGTCTACCGCTCGACGGACCTGGTGCACTGGGACTGGGTGAACGATTCCTTCGCCGACCGCCCGCCGCCCGCCGCGTCGAAGTCCTGGCTGTGGGCGCCCGAGCCGCAATACCACGCGGGCCGCTACTGGCTCTACTACACGATCACCGACACCGACGACGCGCACAGCCCGGAACCCGGCTGCGGCAACGATAGTTCAATCGGCGTGGCCAGCAGCGTCTCGCCCACCGGGCCGTGGCAGGCCAGCGGCAAGCCGGTGGTGCCGCCGCGCCGCGCGGGACCAGGCTGCGACTTTCAATGGACGTTCGACCCCGACGTCGTGGTCGACGACACGGGGGCAAGGTGGCTGTACTACGGCAGCTATGGCGGCGGCGTCTTCGTGCAGCGCCTGTCGGCGGACGGCTTGGCCGTGGAAGGCGAACCGCGCAAAGTCGGCGCGTCCGGCCAGTATGAGGGGGCGGAAGTGGTGCGCCACGACGGCTGGTATTACCTGTTCGCCTCGGCCACCGATTGCTGCGCCGGTCCGCTGACGGGGTATGCATTGCATGTGGGCCGCGCCACGACTCCGCTGGGGCCATTCCTGGATCGCCAGGGCAACGACATGGCAGCGGCGCGGGCGGGCGGCACCCCCGTGCTGGCGCAGAACGGCAACCGCTGGGTCGGTGCCGGCCACAACTCGGTGCTCCAGGATGCCGCGGGGCAGTGGTGGACGATCTACCACGCGGTCGACCTGAACGACCCGGTGTTCGCCCCCGGCCTCACGCGCCGGCCCGCGCTGCTCGACCGCGTGGACTGGATCGGCGGCTGGCCGGTCGTCGCGCAAGGCGAGGGCCCATCCGACCGCGAGCTGCCGGCACCGGCCGTCACGGCCAATGGATCGCGCCCGCCCCCGCAATTCGCCGGCACGGGCGCCGACGTACGCCTGCTGTGGCGCGAGGATTTCGGCAAGCCGCCGGCCGCGCCCTGGCGCTGGACCCGCCAGCCCGGCACCTGGCGCCCAAGCCCCGAAGGGCTCCAGGGCGCCACGCAGCCCGGCGACCTGTACATCGACCGTAACGGCGCGCCCGTGCTGGCCCGGCCGCTGCCGGCCGGTGACCTGCGTATCGAAACCCGCGTGCGGCTCGACGCGCCGGACCCTTGCTGCACCCCGCAGGCCCAGGCCGGCATCGTGGCCATGCGCGACGAGGACAACTACGTGAAGCTGGCGGTGCGCGCCGCGGACGGCCTGCACCAGGTTGAATTCGGCAAGGAACAGAAACCCGTGCCGGCGCACCACCCCCGCTACGGCAACACGGTGGCCGGCACCCCTGCCGCGGGCGGGCAATGGACTTGGCTGCGCCTCGACGTCAGGCGCGACGCGAACGGCGAGCGCTGGACCGCCTGGTCCAGCCAGGATGGCCGCGACTGGGTCGGCGGCGGCACGTGGACGCACCGGCTCGGCCCGGCTGTGCGGATCGGGCTGGTGGCGATGGGCGAGGGCGCCCGTGCCGTGACCTTCGGCCCGCTGTCGGTCAGCACGTTGCGCGTATCCAACGCGGCAGTACAGGGAAAGGCCGTGCGCACCGCGCCCGCTCAACCGTAA
- a CDS encoding TetR/AcrR family transcriptional regulator: MRYEADRKQATRMKMVETAARVLRRDGIAAAGVAGLMAEAGLTNGAFYAHFDSKEALVAEAVVSALAHTRAAMATKIEQAPAGQALEAVIFHYLDPQHVAHPEHGCAIAALGPELARRPESTRLAIDDAIERIVATIADAIPGVSGDPVAAARAVFASMVGTIQLARTAHPARIPAILQAGAVAARTLGQSIGHSVPCSGGASGE; encoded by the coding sequence ATGAGATACGAGGCCGACCGAAAGCAGGCGACGAGGATGAAGATGGTCGAGACCGCAGCGCGCGTATTGCGCCGGGATGGCATCGCCGCAGCCGGGGTGGCCGGCCTGATGGCCGAGGCGGGGCTGACGAATGGCGCCTTCTACGCGCATTTCGATTCGAAGGAAGCGCTTGTTGCTGAAGCGGTCGTTAGCGCACTGGCGCACACGCGGGCTGCGATGGCCACAAAGATCGAACAGGCTCCGGCCGGGCAAGCTCTGGAGGCCGTCATCTTCCATTACCTCGATCCACAGCACGTCGCGCACCCTGAACATGGCTGCGCCATTGCTGCGCTGGGGCCGGAACTGGCACGCCGGCCGGAATCTACCCGCCTGGCCATCGACGACGCGATTGAACGTATCGTAGCGACGATCGCCGACGCGATTCCCGGGGTGAGCGGCGATCCTGTGGCAGCGGCAAGAGCCGTGTTCGCATCGATGGTTGGCACCATTCAGCTGGCGCGTACAGCACATCCGGCCCGGATTCCGGCCATTTTGCAGGCCGGTGCCGTCGCAGCCAGGACGCTCGGCCAGTCTATCGGCCACTCGGTACCATGCAGCGGAGGGGCTTCCGGTGAGTGA
- a CDS encoding sugar ABC transporter permease: MKRKRRTEALSAALLLAPFMAAYALFFLLPAVQTLYLSLTESSLTRTSAFVGLANYDTLIHDPSFWSSLGNTFHFSLLTVIPLTALGLVMALLVDHFTGGGKRAGSWLQGAFFLPYVLPISVMTLIADWMLQPSSGIVNRLLGIQRAWFSDLDWAMPVVAIATIWWTVGFNMLMFLAGLRNIPREQYEAAALDGARGFAVFRHITWPALLPVTITALVLQLIASLKVFGQTYIMTTGGPFNTTRVTLHYMYETAFTQSDAGYAAAVAMAFMAVVVALGLLQAVLLRKRK; this comes from the coding sequence ATGAAACGCAAGCGCCGCACCGAAGCGCTGTCCGCCGCCCTGCTGCTGGCGCCGTTCATGGCGGCGTACGCGCTGTTCTTCCTGCTCCCGGCGGTGCAGACGCTGTACCTGTCGCTGACCGAGAGCAGCCTCACGCGCACCAGCGCGTTCGTCGGCCTGGCCAACTACGACACGCTGATCCACGATCCGTCGTTCTGGTCATCGCTGGGCAACACCTTCCATTTCTCGCTGCTGACGGTGATCCCGCTGACGGCGCTGGGCCTCGTGATGGCGCTGCTGGTCGACCATTTCACGGGTGGTGGGAAACGCGCGGGTTCCTGGCTGCAGGGGGCCTTCTTCCTGCCCTACGTGCTGCCGATCTCCGTGATGACGCTGATCGCCGACTGGATGCTGCAACCCTCGTCCGGCATCGTCAATCGCCTGCTGGGCATCCAGCGCGCCTGGTTCTCGGACCTGGACTGGGCGATGCCGGTCGTGGCGATCGCCACGATCTGGTGGACCGTCGGCTTCAACATGCTGATGTTCCTGGCCGGCCTGCGCAACATCCCGCGCGAGCAGTACGAGGCGGCCGCGCTGGACGGCGCGCGCGGCTTCGCCGTGTTCCGCCACATTACGTGGCCGGCCCTGCTGCCGGTGACCATCACCGCCCTGGTCTTGCAACTGATCGCCTCGCTCAAGGTGTTCGGCCAGACCTACATCATGACGACCGGCGGGCCGTTCAACACCACGCGCGTCACGCTGCACTATATGTACGAGACGGCGTTCACGCAGAGCGACGCTGGCTACGCGGCCGCGGTGGCGATGGCCTTCATGGCCGTCGTCGTCGCGCTCGGGCTCCTGCAAGCCGTGCTGCTGAGGAAACGGAAATGA